From the genome of Arthrobacter russicus:
GGTTGGCCTCGTCCAGCGGGAGCCGGTAGTCGACCCCCACCACGTCCACGCCGACCTCGCGCATCGCGACCAACAGCTCCGAGGTGCCGGTGCCGAAGTGGATCAGCGGCGCGCCGAGGTCGCGGACCTTGTCCAGCGCGAGTCTGCTCGCCGGCGCCACATGCGCCTGGTAGTCGGCCAAACCCAGTGAGCCGGCCCAGGAGTCGAAGAGCTGCCCGGCGCTCGCTCCGGCCTCGAGCTGCGCCCGGAGGAACAGTCCGGAGGCTTCGGCAGCCCATTCCGCCAGGGCCCGCCAGGTTTCCGGCGCGGCGTGCATCATGGTCCGCGGGCCCAGGTGGTCCCGGGACGGCTTGCCTTCGACCATGTAGGCGGCCAACGTGAACGGCGCGCCGGCGAACCCGATCAACGGGGTACTGCCCAGTTGCTCCACGGTGAGTGCCACGGCGTCCCGGATCGGCTGCAGCGAAGCTTCGGTCAGCGTGGGCAGCGCACGCACGTCCTCGAGCGTGCGGATCGGCTGCTCCAGTACCGGTCCGACGCCGGGCACGATGTCGACGCCGACGCCGGCCAGCTTCAGCGGGATCACGATGTCGGAGAAGAAGATCGCGGCATCGACGTCATGGCGGCGCACCGGCTGGAGGGTGATCTCGCTGGCCAGTTCCGGCTGCAGGCAGGAATCGAGCATCGATATGCCTTCGCGGAGCTTGCGGTACTCCGGCAGCGAGCGGCCGGCCTGGCGCATGAACCAGACCGGGCGGCGGCTTGGCGTGCGGCCCCGGTAGGCGGCGATCAACGGCGCATCGGCGGTGCGTCCGTCCTTGAGCGGGTGGCTGGAATTCAGCGTCATATCTTCGATTCTGCCTGTGGATTTACGGCCAGGATGACGACAACCTGTCAATTTTGTGGTGAGGCAAGCCTTCCTATTCTACAAGCGGCCGAAATCGTAGGATGAGATCGCTGTGGTTCTCTTTTCTCTGGTCGCGACACACGCCGACATCGATTTGGAAACCGTCGCCCGTCTGAGCGTCGGCTCTTCAGCCGTCTCCAATTCCGCGGTGGTTCTGGCCACCTGCAACCGCTTTGAAATCTACTCGGCGGCGGAAGACCCGCAGCTCGCCAAAGACCGGTTCGTGGCAGAACTGGCTACCGTTTCCGGTTTGCCCGCTCCCCTGGTCGATTCGGCTTTCAAGCTGCTCACCGGCTCCGCCGTGGCCGAACACTTGTTCTCCGTCGCCTCCGGCCTGGACTCCGCCGTCGTCGGCGAGCGGGAAATCGCCGGCCAAGTCCGCCGGGCGCTCAGCGATGCGCAAACCAATTTCGCGGTGCCCGGCCCATTGGTCCGGTTGTTCCAGACTGCTTCCCGGGCCGCCAAGGACGTCGGTTCGCAAACCGCCTTGGGCAGCCAGGGACGGTCCATCGTCTCGGTAGCGCTTGATCTGGCCGCAGAT
Proteins encoded in this window:
- the hemE gene encoding uroporphyrinogen decarboxylase: MTLNSSHPLKDGRTADAPLIAAYRGRTPSRRPVWFMRQAGRSLPEYRKLREGISMLDSCLQPELASEITLQPVRRHDVDAAIFFSDIVIPLKLAGVGVDIVPGVGPVLEQPIRTLEDVRALPTLTEASLQPIRDAVALTVEQLGSTPLIGFAGAPFTLAAYMVEGKPSRDHLGPRTMMHAAPETWRALAEWAAEASGLFLRAQLEAGASAGQLFDSWAGSLGLADYQAHVAPASRLALDKVRDLGAPLIHFGTGTSELLVAMREVGVDVVGVDYRLPLDEANRRLGGTTPLQGNIDPALLPAPWPVLEAHVREVLRRGDSAPSHVVNLGHGVPPETDPSVLSRIVELVHSVEPVRTAGQHD